A genomic region of Gadus macrocephalus chromosome 5, ASM3116895v1 contains the following coding sequences:
- the yju2 gene encoding splicing factor YJU2, which produces MSERKVLNKYYPPDFDPSKIPKLKLPKDRQYVVRLMAPFNMRCKTCGEYIYKGKKFNARKETVMNELYMGLPIFRFYIKCTRCLAEITFKTDPENTDYSMEHGATRNFQAEKLIEQEETKIVRDREEEELNNPMKVLENRTRDSKLEMEVLENLQELKELNQRQAAPDFEGMIGQARELEQREKEREIEEDERETQEMLGRALMKRLRDSDSDSDQEETPSEAPPREGTPREAPPPVSSADRPTDILTAVKPSETQGPSVGAVKKAKVERWEKSVGKLGGGGALSSLVVRRKPAAAPPAGCISKPGPKGIPTANSVPMNAAPLAVHSSSLSLLGAYSDSESE; this is translated from the exons ATGTCTGAAAGAAAAGTCTTGAAT AAATACTATCCGCCAGACTTTGATCCGTCGAAGATCCCCAAGCTCAAACTCCCCAAAGACAGACAATATGTGGTCAGATTGATGGCTCCTTTCAACATGAG GTGTAAGACTTGTGGCGAGTACATCTACAAGGGAAAGAAGTTCAACGCCCGTAAGGAGACCGTCATGAATGAGCTCTATATGGGACTGCCCATTTTCCGATTCTACATCAAGTGCACTCGCTGCCTTGCTGAAATCACCTTCAAG ACGGATCCCGAGAACACAGACTACTCCATGGAACATGGAGCCACCAGGAACTTCCAGGCAGAGAAACTCATCGAGCAAGAAGAAACCAAGATTGTGAGGGACCGCGAGGAGGAGGAACTCAACAACCCCATGAAG GTGCTGGAGAACCGCACGCGGGACTCCAAGCTGGAGATGGAGGTCCTGGAGAACCTGcaggagctgaaggagctgaaCCAGCGGCAGGCTGCTCCGGACTTCGAGGGGATGATCGGCCAGGCCCGGGAGCTGgagcagagggagaaggagcgggAGATAGAGGAGGACGAGAGGGAGACGCA AGAGATGCTGGGCCGTGCGTTGATGAAGAGGCTTCGGGACTCGGACTCGGACTCCGACCAGGAGGAGACGCCCAGCGAAGCCCCGCCCAGGGAGGGCACGCCCagggaggccccgcccccggtgtCCAGCGCCGATCGACCCACGGATATCCTCACCGCGGTTAAACCCTCAGAGACACAG GGCCCCTCGGTGGGGGCTGTGAAGAAGGCCAAGGTGGAGCGATGGGAGAAGAGCGTGGGGAAGCTGGGCGGTGGGGGGGCCCTGTCCTCTCTGGTGGTCAGGAGGAAACCTGcggcagcgccccctgctggctgcaTCTCCAAACCAG gcCCTAAAGGGATACCAACGGCCAACAGTGTCCCTATGAACGCCGCCCCCCTGGCCGTCCACagttcctccctcagcctgtTGGGGGCGTACTCGGACAGTGAAAGCGAATGA
- the LOC132458275 gene encoding microtubule-associated protein 1S-like, whose protein sequence is MASSRLPERAVPEEPFCAHKYSLLIITGPISHPDQAGLIHREIERGVRSWDVSLRSCNLSLYLQEFLTHHIVSLKGPGHRCLRHSTSVLDTQVLISPAQEQVHSEVCSLLDSDSAHKLLVLAGQSVEETGGLLLHKGLFSSQHLRSILTEQLSDRGSSPFSRRRSSRYTLTLSCPNVGTWRDTFSGSQPPGHPTLSINPPEVLPAMEALGEFTSLVTGSLHPSSPFEVLPPPGTVGFLKLSRPCCYVFPAGRGDCAFFAVNGFTMLLDGGSDAQACFWKLVRHLDRVDALLVSHISTSSLAGVNTFLERKVAEMELGGPDGKDDLTKRLISPELGVVFFNAPCSLHTDQQPSVDSVLKSADQATLTIRLLKKLEIVPQPMFRPAGVPIEPMTLFQKMGVGQLELYILHPGKASPEYQALMQSWPDRSNPSSQTRALPLPAMTSVCALLVWHPACPQEKVVRVLFPGATPQGKLLEGLEKLRGLAFLQKPTVTTGDLEVQKEHKQAKRTASQDSVKEVPPRVGKEEAKEGLAKEKAKVVNGSALKEEGKKEPEKNKVRNGNVKPKSATTEKNVVKKGGGRDVKKDKEAGKIEDSGPKRREQGKKEVPPSKPKNENKAKPKKEAKKDTKTLGKKPNKPSGKEIKTGSNLMAKKASLNNELQKTESAPSNTEELSRTLKAESPAEEPKRDNPSDQNHSGSRRSTPEDITEDLLKLRGESVREVTISEVGHDSEIIGVQIGESETKMLVLDQDRAVTSLTGKGPAEVTAEKLAKAVRVEGFPGPLNMCSQSDQTDLTPTEYTLLDGALKSSPPSGSSGDNPATASPDEATVGHTSSESRANSAGHTPYCLSPDDVWCNRDKLSRLQGQMARSDDPTDALQPPVPPVSAVDGQQGEGQTTFNPREKTLTTLSLGTFKESAGPDPSTSVTTTTTTHSMPAEAISPQSTEVDESLSMSYEKGSIAVSQRDGEDSLHHSVSNGSHCVDTEFRVGMSLPLKKPPRSLGQGLDMGRPPGHGNLHFESEAHDVDLCLVSPCEFKHFKPTDPASTAGDRHEGNAVVAGPQHHGNNNSQRDMSLSESNAPHCTEDCPSTTADGGLDSDEDESCSEPTSSLNDPHAHQNLPPDPPPAPLRDGPPPPPQPDSCMPVPQSDPEVHGRGAKTAGTRGKKYTGVSEASLRAGPTGGSAQGGKSRVVGGLGGGLGRGPPRTSGTKTTPAKASASPEPGQPGCEGPLSVHVDLAYLPSGASSATVDVDFFTRVLSSCYIISGDGPEREELMRPTLDALLDGKATWREAAQVTVIPTFESAAMQAWYQQTVERQKELDVVVLGSNSTVAMQDETFPACKIEF, encoded by the exons ATGGCGTCTAGCCGGCTGCCGGAGAGGGCTGTACCGGAGGAGCCTTTCTGCGCACACAAATACTCTCTGCTGATCATCACCGGGCCGATTAGTCACCCGGACCAAGCCGGACTCATCCACAGAGAGATTGAACGAG GGGTCCGGTCGTGGGACGTGAGCCTGAGGTCGTGTAACCTGAGCCTCTACCTCCAGGAGTTCCTCACCCACCACATCGTGTCCCTGAAGGGCCCAG gTCACAGGTGTCTGCGCCACAGCACCAGTGTGTTGGACACCCAGGTGCTGATCAGCCCCGCCCAGGAGCAGGTGCACTCggag gtatgCAGCCTGCTAGACAGTGATTCTGCCCACAAGCTGCTGGTGTTGGCCGGGCAGAGTGTCGAGGAGACTGGGGGTCTGCTGTTACACAAGGGGCTCTTCTCCTCCCAGCATCTGAGGAGCATCCTCACAGAGCAG CTCAGCGACAGAGGATCCTCCCCTTTCTCGCGGAGGCGTTCCTCCAGGTACACCCTGACCCTCAGCTGCCCCAACGTGGGCACCTGGAGGGACACCTTCTCGGGCAGCCAGCCGCCGGGCCACCCCACCCTCAGCATCAACCCCCCGGAGGTGCTGCCCGCCATGGAGGCCCTGGGGGAGTTCACGTCCCTGGTGACGGGCTCCCTGCACCCCTCGTCCCCCTTCGAGGTGCTGCCCCCGCCCGGCACGGTGGGCTTCCTGAAGCTGTCGCGGCCCTGCTGCTACGTGTTCCCGGCCGGCCGCGGCGACTGCGCCTTCTTCGCGGTCAACGGCTTCACCATGCTGCTGGACGGGGGCTCCGACGCCCAGGCCTGCTTCTGGAAGCTGGTGAGGCACCTGGACCGCGTGGACGCCCTGCTGGTCAGCCACATCAGCACCAGCAGCCTGGCCGGGGTCAACACCTTCCTGGAGAGGAAGGTGGCGGAGATGGAGCTGGGCGGGCCGGACGGCAAAG ATGACCTGACGAAGAGGCTGATCTCCCCGGAGCTGGGCGTGGTGTTCTTCAACGCCCCCTGCAGCCTGCACACGGACCAGCAGCCAA GTGTAGACAGTGTCCTGAAAAGTGCAGATCAGGCGACTTTGACCATAAGGTTGCTCAAGAAACTAGAAATAGTTCCGCAGCCGATGTTCCGACCAGCAGGGGTCCCCATCGAGCCCATGACTCTGTTCCAGAAGATGGGCGTGGGCCAGCTGGAGCTCTACATCCTCCACCCGGGCAAAGCCAGCCCGGAGTACCAGGCGCTCATGCAGAGCTGGCCCGACCGATCCAACCCTTCCTCCCAGACCCgagctctccccctcccagccaTGACCTCTGTGTGCGCCCTCCTGGTGTGGCACCCGGCCTGTCCTCAGGAGAAGGTGGTCAGGGTGCTCTTCCCTGGTGCCACTCCACAAGGGAAGCTCCTGGAAGGGCTGGAGAAGCTCAGGGGCCTGGCATTCCTCCAGAAGCCCACCGTGACCACCGGGGACCTGGAGGTGCAGAAGGAACACAAGCAGGCCAAGAGAACGGCCAGCCAGGACAGTGTGAAGGAGGTACCTCCGAGGGTGGGTAAGGAGGAGGCGAAGGAAGGCCTTGCTAAAGAGAAAGCGAAAGTGGTGAACGGTAGTGccctgaaggaggaggggaagaaggagCCGGAGAAAAACAAAGTCAGAAACGGAAACGTCAAGCCGAAATCAGCGACCACCGAGAAGAACGTGGTGAAGAAAGGAGGAGGCAGGGATGTGAAAAAAGACAAGGAGGCGGGGAAGATAGAGGACAGCGGTCCTAAGAGACGGGAACAAGGGAAGAAGGAGGTTCCGCCCTCCAAGCCAAAGAACGAGAACAAAGCGAAACCCAAAAAGGAAGCGAAAAAAGACACTAAAACGCTAGGTAAGAAACCTAACAAACCGTCAGGAAAAGAGATAAAGACAGGTTCTAATTTGATGGCCAAGAAAGCCAGCCTGAATAATGAACTCCAGAAGACAGAGTCGGCTCCTTCCAACACAGAGGAGTTGTCCCGAACCCTCAAGGCAGAGAGCCCTGCCGAGGAGCCCAAGAGAGACAACCCCTCAGACCAGAACCACTCTGGATCCAGAAGGTCCACCCCTGAAGACATCACAGAGGACCTTCTCAAGCTTCGGGGAGAAAGCGTGCGAGAGGTGACCATCAGTGAAGTCGGACATGACTCCGAGATTATAGGAGTTCAAATTGGTGAGAGTGAGACCAAGATGCTGGTTCTGGATCAAGACCGAGCCGTAACCTCCCTGACAGGGAAGGGCCCCGCTGAGGTTACGGCCGAGAAGCTGGCCAAGGCTGTCAGAGTCGAAGGCTTCCCCGGCCCTTTAAACATGTGCTCCCAGAGCGACCAGACAGACCTGACCCCGACGGAGTACACCCTGCTGGACGGGGCCCTGAAGAGCAGTCCTCCCTCCGGGTCCTCGGGGGACAACCCGGCGACGGCCAGCCCGGACGAGGCCACGGTGGGGCACACCTCCTCGGAGTCTCGGGCCAACAGCGCGGGCCACACGCCCTACTGTCTGTCCCCCGACGACGTGTGGTGCAACAGGGACAAGCTGAGCCGACTCCAGGGCCAGATGGCTCGCTCGGATGACCCGACTGACGCCCTTCAGCCGCCGGTGCCTCCGGTCTCCGCCGTCGACGGTCAGCAGGGTGAGGGCCAAACCACATTCAACCCGAGGGAGAAGACCTTGACCACCCTCTCGCTGGGAACCTTTAAAGAATCGGCGGGCCCCGATCCGTCgacctccgtcaccaccaccaccaccacgcactCCATGCCGGCCGAGGCCATCTCCCCCCAGTCGACCGAGGTGGACGAGTCCCTGTCCATGTCCTATGAGAAGGGCTCGATCGCGGTCAGCCAGCGCGACGGGGAGGACAGTCTGCACCACTCCGTGTCCAACGGCAGCCACTGCGTGGACACCGAGTTTAGGGTGGGGATGTCTTTACCGCTGAAGAAACCGCCCCGCTCTCTGGGCCAGGGTTTGGATATGGGAAGGCCCCCAGGCCATGGCAACCTCCATTTTGAGTCGGAGGCCCATGATGTGGACCTGTGTCTGGTTTCGCCGTGCGAGTTCAAACACTTCAAACCGACGGACCCGGCATCAACAGCCGGTGACCGGCATGAGGGGAACGCCGTGGTGGCGGGCCCCCAGCACcacggcaacaacaacagccagcGGGACATGTCGCTCAGCGAATCAAACGCCCCCCACTGCACCGAAGACTGCCCCTCGACCACGGCGGACGGGGGTCTGGATTCAGACGAGGACGAGTCGTGCAGCGAGCCCACCAGCTCCCTCAACGACCCCCACGCCCACCAGAACCTACCCCCCGACCCCCCGCCGGCCCCTTTGAGGGACggaccgccgccgcccccgcagCCAGACTCCTGCATGCCGGTTCctcagtcggaccccgaggtcCACGGCAGGGGGGCCAAAACGGCGGGAACGAGAGGGAAAAAATACACAGGG GTGTCGGAGGCCTCCCTCCGGGCCGGGCCGACAGGAGGGTCAGCCCAGGGAGGGAAGAGCAGAGTGGTGGGGGGGCTCGGCGGTGGGCTGGGGAGAGGACCCCCGCGTACCTCTGGAACTAAGACCACACCGGCCAAAGCTTCAGCCAGCCCTG AACCAGGGCAGCCGGGCTGCGAGGGCCCGCTCAGCGTGCACGTGGACCTGGCCTACCTCCCCTCCGGAGCGTCCTCCGCCACGGTCGACGTGGACTTCTTCACCCGCGTGCTCTCCTCCTGTTACATCATCAGCGGGGACGGGccggagagggaggagctgatGAGGCCGACGCTGGACGCGCTGTTGGACGGCAAGGCCACCTGGAGAGAGGCCGCGCAG gtgaCGGTGATCCCCACGTTCGAGTCGGCGGCCATGCAGGCCTGGTACCAGCAGACGGTGGAGCGGCAGAAGGAGCTGGACGTGGTGGTGCTCGGCTCCAACAGCACCGTGGCCATGCAGGACGAGACCTTCCCCGCCTGCAAGATCGAGTtctga
- the LOC132458278 gene encoding cocaine- and amphetamine-regulated transcript protein-like — protein MTSACMLLLAAGCCWASLLGARGDEASFETRALDYPSKTQEEKELIEALQEVLEKLRSKEMPSEKKLGWLPSCAAGEPCAVRKGARIGTLCGCSRGTACNFYVLKCL, from the exons ATGACCAGCGCCTGCATGCTTCTCCTGGCCGCCGGCTGCTGCTGGGCCTCCCTGCTGGGGGCCCGCGGGGACGAGGCCTCCTTCGAGACCCGCGCCCTGGACTACCCCTCCAAGacccaggaggagaaggagctg ATTGAAGCTTTGCAAGAGGTTCTGGAGAAACTCCGCAGCAAAGAGATGCCTTCAGAGAAGAAGCTGGGCTGGCTCCCTTCG TGTGCCGCTGGGGAGCCATGCGCCGTGCGTAAAGGTGCTCGAATCGGCACGCTGTGCGGGTGCTCGCGGGGGACCGCATGCAACTTCTACGTCCTCAAGTGTTTGTGa